Below is a window of Halobaculum lipolyticum DNA.
CGGACGTGGTCGAGGGGCTGGGACTGCTGCCCGTCGAGACGGCGTTCCGCGAGGACAAGCGCGTCGAGGCGGTGACCGTCGACGTCGACGGCGGCGCGGGACCGTTCGCCGGCGTCGCGGGCGCCGTCTCGGGGTACGAGATACACATGGGCCGGACCGAGCCGGCGGCGTCGGCGGGAGCCTGGGAGACGGCCGCCGCGGTCGCGACGCCGCTGGAACCCGGGAGCGCCGCCGTCGGCGACGTGGCGGGGACGTACCTCCACGGCGTCTTCGAGACCGACGCCGTCCGCGAGGCGTTCGTCGACGCGGTGTTCGACCGGGCGGGACGCGAGCGGCCGGCCGGCGACGACGACCCGGCTGCTCGCGACCCGTACGACGCGGCCGCGGCGCTGGTCGCGGACCTCGACCTCGGGCGGTTGATCGGCGTCCGAGCGACGGACGACCGCGACGGCGACGACGACCGCGACGACGACGGCCACGGCGACGACGACGGCCACGGCGACGACGACGGCCACGGCGACGACGACCGCGACGCGGACCGGTAGCCCTTTTCGCGCGGCCGGCCGAGCGCGGGTATGTCCACGCCGTGCGTCCGCGCCCCCGTCACGGAAGGCGAGGCGACGAGACAGGCGCTCGCAGAGCGCGACCTCCTCGACGGCGACCGCGAGATCGACGTGGTCGACGGCGAGATCTTCGTCCCCGTCGTCGACGGCGACGCCGCCCGCGCGGCCGGCTACGAGGTCGTCGTCCGCGACGCCGCCGAGCGCGAGGGGACCGTCTCCCCCGACGAACTGCTCGGGTTCGAGCCGTCGTACGGGCGCCTCGGCGACGTGGTGATCCTCGACGAGGACGACCCCGAGCGCGCCCGTGCCGTCGCCGACGCCGTCGTCGAGTCGGACGTGCCCTGCGAGACGGTGGTGAACCGCGCCTCGAAGGTCGCCGGCGAGTACCGCGTCCGCGAGTGGGACGTGCTCCACGGCGACGACACCGAGACCGTCCACCGCGAGTACGGCCACGAGTTCGCGCTCGACATCGCCGAGGTGTACTTCTCGCCCCGGCTGGCGACCGAGCGCCACCGCGTCGTCGAACAGGTACAGGAGGGCGAGCACGTCGTCGACATGTTCGCGGGCGTCGGCCCGTTCGCGGTGCCGATGGCCGCCCGCGGCGCCGACGTGGTCGCGTGCGACGTGAACCCCCGCGCGATCGCGTACCTCCGGGAGAACGCCGCGCGCAACGGCGTCGCCGACCGGGTCACCGCGCTGGAGGGCGACGTGCGCGAGACGACCGCCGACTACGACGGCTGGGCCGACCGCGTCGTGATGAACCTCCCGCACAGCGCCGACGAGTTCCTCGACACCGCCGTCCGGCTGGCGGGCGACGACTGCGTGCTCCACCTGTACGACATGGCCCACGAGGACGACCCGTTCGGGCCGAGCGAGCGCGCGGTCCGCGCGGCCGCCGAGCCGGCGGGCTACGAGGTCGAGGTGTTCGCGAGGCGGGAAGTGCGCTCGTACGCGCCCCACGAACTGAACGTCTGTCTGGACGTGCGGATCCGCCGGGCGTGAGTCGCGTGCCACGGCCGGTCACGCCCGCGCACATTCGCAACCCTTATTCCCGTCATGGCAGTACGATGGATTGCACGCGCCGGTGTAGCTCAGCTGGCAGAGCGATTCCTTCGTAAGGAATAGGCCGAGGGTTCAAATCCCTCCACCGGCTCTCCCGTCGCGTTTCTCCGCGAACCCGTCCGAACGGCCGACAGTCTCGGATCCGGTCGCTACACCCACCCTTTAGTACGAGCTGTGTGTGCCGCGAACCGATGCCCTCCAGACAGTCGCAACTCGCCGTCGGGATGGCGGCCGCGCTCCTCGGACTGGCGCTGGCGACCGCCGGACTACTCGTCGGCGTCTGGCTCGTCTTCTACGCGCTCCTCTCGGTGTTCGGCGTCGGCGCCGCGGCGTCCGTCGCGGCGGGGGTCACCGCGCTGGTCCTCCCGAGCATCGGCTACCTCGAGTACAGACAGATCCGGACCATCGAGCGCGTCGCCGACGCCGAGCGCGTGACTCGCGAGACGGAGCCGGCGCTGTACGACCTCGTCACGCGCGTGGCGGCGCAACTCGACGTCCCGGTGCCGACGGTCGCCGTCTCCGAGCGACGGACGCCCGAGGCGCTCGCGGTCGGCTTCCGGCCGGAGAACATCCACCTCGTCCTGTCGCGCGGGACGCTCGAGGCGCTCTCGGGACCCGCCGAACTGGAGGCCGTGGTCGCCCACGAACTCTCCCACGTGAAGAACCGCGACGCGATGGTGATGACGGTCGTGTCGCTCCCGGTCGTCCTCGCCGACGGCCTCAGGTCGCGGATCGCCGCCGTCGAGAGTCCGGGGTGGACGCTGGTCGTGTTGATCCCGCTCGGGGTCGTCTCGACGGCCGTCTGGGTCGTCGGGAAGGCGATCACCGCCCGCCTGTCGCGCGTCAGAGAACACACCGCCGACCGCGTCGCCGCCGAGGTCACCGGCTCCCCGGCGGCGCTGGCGAGCGCGCTCGGCCAGCTGGACCGTGACATCGCCGCGACGCCGGCGCGCGACCTGCGCGAGGCGTCGGGGATCTCGTCGCTGTCGATCCTGCCGCTCGAACCCGAGGAACTGGAGAAGGTGATGCTCGGTCCCGACGGCGACAGGGAGCCGTCGTACTGGTGGCTGCGGACGCGGCTTCACGCGCTCGAACGCTGGCTGTTCCGGACCCACCCCCCGACGGCGGAGCGGATCGAGTCGCTCTCGACGCTCGAACGGAGCCGGGAGTGACGAGCGGCGTCGGAGCCGTCTTCCGCGCGGATCGGCGCGCCGTCGGGAGCGTGGATCGACACGCCGTCGGGACCGCGGAGTCGCCACGGCGGGGGCGGCAGCCGCCCGGGTCGACCGTCGATCAGACGCCGAAGAAGAACGCGATACCGAGGGTGACGACGCCCGCGAGCAGCAGTTGGAGCGGCCCGCCGACGCGGAGGTAGTCGGAGAACCGGTAGTTCCCGGGACCGTACACCATCAGGTTCGTCTGGTACCCGATGGGGGTCATGAACGCGCCCGAGGCCGCGAACGTCACCGCGAGGAGGAACGCGAAGCCGTCGGCGCCGATCCGGGCGGCGGTGTCGACGGCGATCGGGATCATCAACACCACGCTCGCGACGGGCGTGATGATACTGGCGAGGAGCGCCGTCAGGACGTAGAACAGCGCCAACACCCCGAGGACGGGGAGGACGTCGGCGCTCCCGACGAGCACCGACGCGATGACGGCGTCGCCCCCCGTCCGCTGCATCGCGACGCCGAGGGGGAGCACGCCGGCGAGCAGGAAGACGACGTTCCACGACACCGCCTCGTAGGCGTCGGCGGTCGTGACCGTGCCGGTGACGACCATCGCGACGACGCCGCCGAGCGCGGCGATCACGATCGGCACGACGCCGAGGGCGGCGAGGGCGATGACCGAGCCGAGGATCCCGAGCGCCCACGGGGTCTTCGGACTCAGCGGCGCGACCGCCTCGGCCGGCTCCTCGGGCGACGGCGGGTCGTCGGCCGAGCGGTGGGTCACCAACAGGTCGCCGTCCGACACGAGGTAGTCGACGGCCTCGTCGGTCGTCTGGAGGAGCAGCGTGTCGCCGGAGTCCAGCACCACGTCGTCGAGCGACTCGCGGAGGACGGTCTCGCCGCGCCGGATCGCCAACACGGTCGTGTGGAGGGCGCCCTCCAGCCCCGTCGCCGCCACCGTCTTGTCGACGAGTCCCGAGTCCGGGAGGACGACGGCCTCGACGAGGGTTCCCGGTCCCTCGACGAGTTCCTCCTCCCCGACGTCGTCGCGGTGGAGGAGCCGGAGCCCCGGCGCCTCGGTCAGTCGCGTGATCGACTGGAGCGTCCCCCGCACGATCAACACGTCCCCGACCGCGACGGTCTGGTCGCTCGACGGCGCCAGGTACGTCTCGCCGTTGCGCTTGAGTTGGAGCAAGTCGACGTCGTCGTCGCTCGCGAGCGTCGTCTCGACGGCGTCGATCGACTGCCCGACCACCGCCGCCCCCTCGCCGACGCGGACGCGCGAGAGGTACCGATCGAGGTCGAACTCGTCCGTGAAGTCTTGGTGGGGCGGGAGCCGAGCCGGGGTCAACCAGCGGCCGACGGTGAGCAGGTACGCTCCCCCGACGATCAGCACGAGGAGACCGAGCGGCGTGAACTCGAACATCCCGATCGGCCGGCCGAGCAACTCCCGGGAGAGGTCGCTGGCGAGCAAGTTCGTCGAGGTGCCGATGAGCGTGAGCGTCCCCCCCATCATCGCCGCGTACGATAGCGGGAGGAGGAGCTTCGAGGGGGAGAGCCCGGCTCGGTCGGCCAGCCCGGTGATCATCGGGATGAACACCGCGACGACCGGCGTGTTGTTGATGATGCCCGCGGCCACCCCGGTGGTGCCGACGGTGGCCGTGAGCAGTCGACGCTCGTCGCCCCGTGTGACCCGCGCGAGCACGACCCCGAGCCGTTCGACGACGCCCGTCTGCTGGACGCCCTCGCTCAGGATGTACATCGCGATGATCGTGACCGTCGCCGTGCTGGCGAACCCTTGGATGGCCTCCGTCGCCCGGACGCCCGTCCACGGCTGGAGGACCGCGAGGGCGACGAGGACGGCGATCGCCGTGATGTCGGGGGGAACGGTCTCGGTGACGAACAGGACCAGCGCGACCGCTATCAACCCGAAGACGACGAGCGTTCCAACCGACAGTGCGGCCATCCGATCGCGTGCCGGTTTCCGACAAGGTGTGTTATCCTTTGCTATCGGGTCGCCCGTTCGCCGGGTGGACGGTGGACTTCTCCGCGACGGTGCACGGATCGACCCGGTGACATCCCACGGGGCCACGCCCGCCACACGAGAGAACAGCGTTGTCCGAACGAGGAGCCGAACGGCGACGGCGGGGACGACGTGTGTCCCCCCGCCGGCTCTCGGATCCCCGACCGCGCCGCCGGCGGGTCGCCGTGGCGGATCAGTCGTCGTCGGCCGCGGGAGCGCCCTCGCCCTCCATGCGGTCGCGGCCGTTCGGGCGCGGCGTCCCCGACGACACGCGGCCGGCCCACCGCCCGATGTTCTCCTGGACGTACGTGTGGCCGCCCCAGCCGACCGCGATGCCGACGCCGATGGCGATGGCGGCGGCGACGCCCCACGCGATGGCCTGCGCGAACACGGTGAGGATGCCGGTGTCGACGCCCATCGTCGACAGCCCGATCACCAGCACCGTGAAGTAGAGGAACAGCCGCGTCGCGGTCGCGAACCACGAAGTGTAGGCGTTCTCGGTCGCCGCCTGCGTCCGGGTGATCGCGTCGCCGATGAAGTCCGCGACGACGAACCCGAGGACGATCACGAGCAGGCCCGCGACGAACGCCGGGAGGTACGAGACGGCCGCCTGGATCCACTCAGACAGCAGGGGGATCGCGAGCACGTCGGCCGCCGCGAGGATCGCGACCGCGTACACGAACCACTTGCCGAGCGTCCCGATCGCTCGCGACACCGCGTCCTCGGTGCCGCCGAGGATGCTCCCGAGCGGCGTCGCCAACACCGCGCGGTCGACCTCGACGCGGTCGGCGATCACCCGGACCACCCGGGCGACCCCGATCCCGATGACCCAGCCGATCAGCAGGATGACGACCGCGCCGAGCAGGCGCGGCAGGAACGCGACCGTCTGTGCGACCGTCTCCTCGAGGAACTCCGGGACCTCGATCTGGAGCACCAGCCGTTGGATCTGTAGGAACATGTCCGGAGGCCCGGACGCGGCCGCTCCGTTTAGTTAGCGACTCCGGCCCGTCGACCCCGCGCGACGTCGATCCGAGCTTACTCGCGTCGCCGCGCCCGTCCCGCGTCCGGGCGTGCGGCGACGCGACCGGGGACCGTCTCCCGGTAGGACCGGCGTGTCGGCGGGCGTACACGATCCGCACGCGAGGGGGCGGCGACGCCCGCACGTCATCGGGTGTCGCGGTCGCTCAAGCCGAGCGTCCAGCCGTCGAGCGACGCGAGGGCGGGCGTGTCGACCGCCTCGTCGAGCGGGTAGGCGACGAGCGTGCTGGGGGTGGCGACCCACGACAGCGGCGGCGCCGTGTCGGGGAGGAAGCCGAAGCGCGCGGCCGTGGACGGCGAGACCGCCCCGTCGGCCGCGGCGAACACGCCCGCCTCCGACGACGCGACGATCCGGTCGAACAGGGCGTACTCCGCGTCCCTCCGGGCGGGGTCGTCCGCGCGCCCGGTGCCGGAGCCGCGCATTGGGAGCACGTCGACGACGGACGCGACGGTCGGGTCGGCGTCGTCGTCGACGCCGACGACCGCACCGAGCACCGGCCGCCCGCCGCGCTCGACCGTGTACGCCGTGTACTCCCACCGCGGATTGCCGTAGCGCCACCCGAGATACGTCTCGTCGCGGACGACGTGGAACGTGTCGGGGACGGCGCGTCGGTACAGGTCCGCGAGCGTCGCCACCGGGATCTCGCGGTGGCGGCGCACCGACAGTCCGTCGGCGACCCGCGAGCCGAGTCGGGGAACGCCGAGCAGACCGCCGGCGACCGCCCGCCCCGCCCGGCCGACGGCGTCCTCGAGCGGCCCGGCCCCGACGCCGGCGAACCCCACGGGGTCGGCGACGCGGTAGCGGGTGGTGACGGTGCCGACCTCGGACCAGCCGTGTTTGAGACTCCCCGGGAGGGTGGCCGCGTTCGGGTAGTTGAAGAACAGCGCCTGCGGGGCGTCCGCGTACGTCGACTTCATGAACTCGGTCATCCGGGAGTAGACGCCCTGCCGGCGGTGGTCCGGGTGGACCATCGTGTCGCCCGGCTGGAGGGCGAGGAACCGCTCGTCGCCGCGACCCACCTCGAACCCCATCCCCGACTTCGCGCCGACGACCCGGTCGCCGTCGGTCGCGACGACGACGGCCACGTGGTCCGCGTAGGGGTTGTCGACGTACTTCCAGTCGAACCACTCGTCGCTCCCCCCGCCGAGCACCTCGCGGTGGAGCGCGAGGTAGCCGTCGCGGTCGCCCGGCTCGAACAGCCGGATCGTGTAGCCGTCGGCGTCGTGGCGTGCCGCGCGTATCACGGTCGCTCCTCCGGGTCGGTCGCCGTCCCCGACCCCGCGGCGTCGTCGTCGCCGTCGTCGCAGCACCCGCCGTCGGCGCGGTCGGCGGCGGACTCACCCGACCCGTCGGTCTGCGCGCGCGTCCCCCGCTCGGCGGCCTCCGAACCGAACAGCGCCGCCCGGTGTTCGTCGAGCAGGGGGGCGCGTCCCGCCGGTCCGGTCGGCGTCTCGGTCATCTTGATCGGGGAGCCGGCGACGGTCACCTCCTCGTCGGTCCCGGGGTGGGGGAGGTCGACGAGCATCCCGCGTCGGTCGGCGATCCCCGACTCGAACACGTCGCCGACGTCGTGAACGGGGGCACACGGGACGACCGTGTCGAGGACGTCGAGCACCTCCTCGACGGTGCGCTCGCTCGTCCACGCGGTGATCTCGGCTTTCAGCGCGTCGCGGTTCGCGAGCCGGACCGACTGCTCGCGGTACTCGATCAGGTCCGGGCGGTCGATGGCGCGACACAGCGCGTCCCACTGAGTCGGGCCGATGGCCGCGACGACGACGAGTCCGTCGCGCGCCTCGAAGGCGTCGTACGGGAACAAGATCGGGTGCGCGTTGCCGACGCGGCCGGGCACCTCGCCGGTGTAGGAGTACTGGTAGACGGCCCGCTCGCACATCGACAACATCGCGTCGTACATCGAGGTGTCGACGAACTGGCCCTCCCCGGTGCGCTCGCGGTGGTGGACGGCCGCGAGGATCCCCACCGCGCTGAGCACGCCCGTGAACAGGTCGCCGATGCCGACGCCGATCTTCGTCGGCGGGTCGTCCGGCTGGCCGTTGATCTGCATCACGCCCGCCATCGCCTGGACCACGAGGTCGTACGCCGGCCGGTCCTGTTCGGGGGTGGCGCCGGTCCGCGGGTCCCCGAACCCCCGGATCGACGCGTACACCAGCCCGGGGTTGCGCTCGCGGAGGCGCTCGTACGCGAGGTCGAACCGCTCCATCGTCCCCGCCCGGTAGTTCTCCACCAGCACGTCCGCGCGGTCGACGAGCGTGAGGAAGTCCGCCCGGTCGTCCTCGTCGGTGAGGTCGAGTTCGACGCTCGATTTCCCGCGGTTGACGCTCTGGAAGTAGCCGCCGTACGGCTCCTCCTCGTCGTCGAAGAAGGGCGGCGTCCGACGGATCCAGTCGCCCCCGGGCGGTTCGACCTTCACGACGTCGGCGCCCATGTCCGCCAACAGCATCGTG
It encodes the following:
- a CDS encoding class I SAM-dependent methyltransferase — translated: MSTPCVRAPVTEGEATRQALAERDLLDGDREIDVVDGEIFVPVVDGDAARAAGYEVVVRDAAEREGTVSPDELLGFEPSYGRLGDVVILDEDDPERARAVADAVVESDVPCETVVNRASKVAGEYRVREWDVLHGDDTETVHREYGHEFALDIAEVYFSPRLATERHRVVEQVQEGEHVVDMFAGVGPFAVPMAARGADVVACDVNPRAIAYLRENAARNGVADRVTALEGDVRETTADYDGWADRVVMNLPHSADEFLDTAVRLAGDDCVLHLYDMAHEDDPFGPSERAVRAAAEPAGYEVEVFARREVRSYAPHELNVCLDVRIRRA
- a CDS encoding M48 family metalloprotease, which codes for MPSRQSQLAVGMAAALLGLALATAGLLVGVWLVFYALLSVFGVGAAASVAAGVTALVLPSIGYLEYRQIRTIERVADAERVTRETEPALYDLVTRVAAQLDVPVPTVAVSERRTPEALAVGFRPENIHLVLSRGTLEALSGPAELEAVVAHELSHVKNRDAMVMTVVSLPVVLADGLRSRIAAVESPGWTLVVLIPLGVVSTAVWVVGKAITARLSRVREHTADRVAAEVTGSPAALASALGQLDRDIAATPARDLREASGISSLSILPLEPEELEKVMLGPDGDREPSYWWLRTRLHALERWLFRTHPPTAERIESLSTLERSRE
- a CDS encoding SLC13 family permease; amino-acid sequence: MAALSVGTLVVFGLIAVALVLFVTETVPPDITAIAVLVALAVLQPWTGVRATEAIQGFASTATVTIIAMYILSEGVQQTGVVERLGVVLARVTRGDERRLLTATVGTTGVAAGIINNTPVVAVFIPMITGLADRAGLSPSKLLLPLSYAAMMGGTLTLIGTSTNLLASDLSRELLGRPIGMFEFTPLGLLVLIVGGAYLLTVGRWLTPARLPPHQDFTDEFDLDRYLSRVRVGEGAAVVGQSIDAVETTLASDDDVDLLQLKRNGETYLAPSSDQTVAVGDVLIVRGTLQSITRLTEAPGLRLLHRDDVGEEELVEGPGTLVEAVVLPDSGLVDKTVAATGLEGALHTTVLAIRRGETVLRESLDDVVLDSGDTLLLQTTDEAVDYLVSDGDLLVTHRSADDPPSPEEPAEAVAPLSPKTPWALGILGSVIALAALGVVPIVIAALGGVVAMVVTGTVTTADAYEAVSWNVVFLLAGVLPLGVAMQRTGGDAVIASVLVGSADVLPVLGVLALFYVLTALLASIITPVASVVLMIPIAVDTAARIGADGFAFLLAVTFAASGAFMTPIGYQTNLMVYGPGNYRFSDYLRVGGPLQLLLAGVVTLGIAFFFGV
- a CDS encoding mechanosensitive ion channel family protein, with product MFLQIQRLVLQIEVPEFLEETVAQTVAFLPRLLGAVVILLIGWVIGIGVARVVRVIADRVEVDRAVLATPLGSILGGTEDAVSRAIGTLGKWFVYAVAILAAADVLAIPLLSEWIQAAVSYLPAFVAGLLVIVLGFVVADFIGDAITRTQAATENAYTSWFATATRLFLYFTVLVIGLSTMGVDTGILTVFAQAIAWGVAAAIAIGVGIAVGWGGHTYVQENIGRWAGRVSSGTPRPNGRDRMEGEGAPAADDD
- a CDS encoding GNAT family N-acetyltransferase translates to MIRAARHDADGYTIRLFEPGDRDGYLALHREVLGGGSDEWFDWKYVDNPYADHVAVVVATDGDRVVGAKSGMGFEVGRGDERFLALQPGDTMVHPDHRRQGVYSRMTEFMKSTYADAPQALFFNYPNAATLPGSLKHGWSEVGTVTTRYRVADPVGFAGVGAGPLEDAVGRAGRAVAGGLLGVPRLGSRVADGLSVRRHREIPVATLADLYRRAVPDTFHVVRDETYLGWRYGNPRWEYTAYTVERGGRPVLGAVVGVDDDADPTVASVVDVLPMRGSGTGRADDPARRDAEYALFDRIVASSEAGVFAAADGAVSPSTAARFGFLPDTAPPLSWVATPSTLVAYPLDEAVDTPALASLDGWTLGLSDRDTR
- a CDS encoding CoA transferase; amino-acid sequence: MGSLDDLTVLDLTRVLGGPYCTMLLADMGADVVKVEPPGGDWIRRTPPFFDDEEEPYGGYFQSVNRGKSSVELDLTDEDDRADFLTLVDRADVLVENYRAGTMERFDLAYERLRERNPGLVYASIRGFGDPRTGATPEQDRPAYDLVVQAMAGVMQINGQPDDPPTKIGVGIGDLFTGVLSAVGILAAVHHRERTGEGQFVDTSMYDAMLSMCERAVYQYSYTGEVPGRVGNAHPILFPYDAFEARDGLVVVAAIGPTQWDALCRAIDRPDLIEYREQSVRLANRDALKAEITAWTSERTVEEVLDVLDTVVPCAPVHDVGDVFESGIADRRGMLVDLPHPGTDEEVTVAGSPIKMTETPTGPAGRAPLLDEHRAALFGSEAAERGTRAQTDGSGESAADRADGGCCDDGDDDAAGSGTATDPEERP